The Tripterygium wilfordii isolate XIE 37 chromosome 21, ASM1340144v1, whole genome shotgun sequence genome segment GTTGCCCATGATGGGCCTGCTAATTTATTGAAAGAAGAAGCTAGatctacttatatatatagtgaATAAAGTTTAATAATGCTCAAGCTTATCTATGTATGATGGTCAATTACTTAATTAAGAGCATCTAAAGCTTGTTGTTCTATTCATCATCAAAAGATTATGCTTCAAATTAAGTtatatggttttttttattactaCTTTGTGTGTTGGTATTGTGGAGTTAGAGAGATCTAACTTCTTTCACAAACTTTTTTATGGATGCAAATTTGCTTATATTGGATTATACTAATCCGATATAGGATAAAGTAAATTTATGGATGCGAGAGAGATAGATAGACTTGTCATTCAAGTATCTTAATTATATTTGTAGTCTTGCACATGATCCTTCTATAGGATAATCTAGTTTTAATGTTGAAAGAATCGCCATTGAAGCAGAATTTGTTTGGACAGTAACCTTAATGAATAAAAACTGATGCAAAACTCACAGCACTCTTATTAGAGATTGGAACAGAAATCACACACTCTCAGAAACTTTAAGACCAGACACATAGGAAACACAAAacagaaggaaaacaaaatacaacattCTGTAACATAGATTTCAGATTGTTCTTGACGGAATTTCAGTCCTCCTTTCCTAGAAGAGTGAGGAGGAACGCCTCGTAATCTCCAGAGGTATCCTTGGCCACATCATGATCAAGAGACACACTATTTTTCCTGAAATAAAGCTCCTTGATGTCTTTCAAGTCCTTCTCTGCCCTCGTAACTATCACACGAGTAAGCGCATCCTCGTCCGTCCCAAACCCTTCCATTGAGCTGCGCAGAACCTAATTGATCACAAAGGCACCTGAAATCAGCACACTAGACTACTTTCTGGGGAATTCTTGAGTTAGAGGggaagaaagaaatcaccttTTGATAGTACTTCTTGTGGTCATTGATGCATTGAATAGTTGTATGCATTGCATTGATGAAATCGTTCTCTCGAAGACTCGACAAAGCCTTTTCTTAACAGAAATGCAAGTTAGAAAGTAACCCAGAAGCCTTTAATCATCTAAGACTTAGCCAGAAATGAACTCTATATTTACCTTACTGACGGAATGGCCATGCTCATCTCTGTAGCGATTGAAAGTTGCCAAAAGCTGGTATCTGCTCCTTGTGCTCAGGATCCTGATAACTTCTTCATTAGTATAGTTCTTGTTTTTGATAGCATCATGAAGGATATCAGCTTCCTTGTCAGCTAATTTTGCATCCACATCATCACCATTGTACCTATATGCAGTCACTAGGCCTACCAAGAGCTGTGATAAACACCACCACTACTTCAGTTGACGAATATATACATTCAAAATTTCTCAGAAACTTAAAATCAAACACTTAGGCTACATGCCTTCCGGATATCACCAGAGGTATTGGACGCCACTTCTTCCTCCAATGAACGCTTGTAGCGAATCTGGTACGCCTTTCTCACTGCCAAGAGCTCTTCAGGAGACAGAACGCAAGCGATTTCGATGATCACATGATAGTCAGGGCTCCCTTTCTTGATAGCTATATTGGCAATCAAAGCATCTCTATCCGCCGGGTCCAACATCCATCGATACACTGCTTTCTGTATATAACAATAACAAAGAGTAACATACAATTGGACAAAGCAGAACAATAACTCAATACAAAGTGAGGCTAGAAGATGAGAACCTCCAAGTCCCCAGAGAGCTCGGACTCAAGGCGCTTGACAAGATCTTCATTGAACATCTCCTCATAAGCTTGCTTGAGTTGCTGCCTTTGATATGCATTTCTGTGACCCAGAATTTTGATCAAAGTCTTCTCATCATACCCCCAACCTATCACATACAAAAcccacaaacaaaacaaagacaaagCCCAAAGGACATTAATTTGTTGCTGTTGGAAGATCTGCAAATGTCTGGATATATAAGCATAGTATTCATTATACCTTTGACAGCCTTGTTTACTAATTCTGCATCTTCTTTAGCAGAAGTTTGGATAGGGGCAATGAGGGTGGCCATTGTTTGAATTCTCTATGAATTCTTCCTCTAGAGATGGAATTCAGATTGTGGATAAAACTGGGCTCTATGGCCTCCTATTTATAGTTCAATCAGGCACTTTTGATACCCAGAATTTGAAATTTAGGCCAACTCATGCAAATCATGAACCCCAAACGTTTAAAGCTAAATCCTACTCATGCTTATCATGTTTTGGACTTCACTTTCATCGTAATCTGAGAGAATCAACAATGTAATTTGACCCAAAATCATCATTACCTGGTAATAATTCTGTTTTTGGGTCATACCACTTACATGTGAGTTAATGTTGTTTTCTAGTTGCATGCATATGCAACTAAACATTGTCTGTAGGTATTTGTTCAAAGCAGAATCCCAAGAATACAATATAGTAACTTAAATCATCACATagattaagaaaaaaaaggtatagATAAACAAACCAGAGTCATGATATCTCTTCAAAAGCCTGTTTAATTTAGCTGTTCTAaatgattcttttgtttttaagtAGGCCAAGcccacatatatatgttttgcgGTTTCTCTTGAAAATGGGCTAAGCCCAATCATGcggttttcatatttttaaacGGGCCAAGACCAAATCAACCTTTACATATGTTTAGTAAGGTGCCCTACTTTAATTCAGGAAAAAGACATAAAAATAGATACTTAATTagaattaaaaaagaaatgaaaagaaatatcCAATGCTAATGCAATATTTTTGAATAACATTAAACCTTTAACTTATAATGTGTAGACACAAATTTTACATAACAATCtaaacattgttttttttaaccgagaacgacatGATATTAGTTTACCTTTTAAACATCTTATATGAGTCTAAATTAAAGCCATCAGCCCCATACGCACAGTAATTTTTCACATGATGATAGGGTAAGTGTGGCCAAAAATATATTGTTCCAActgagaatcaaactcaaaaccttTCGAGTATATATGATTTGGGCTCAGAGAGATTTATCAattagactatcacccaaatggtTAATAAGAATTTCTGCCTCAGGATTTGATTTGGAGTCCTGGCCCTGTGATCCCTTGGTCACTGAAGTATCTAAAGACATGACTGAAATTACCAAATATGATTCAGCGAAAGGTTGCGTAATAccaattattacttattagaATTAGAAAGGTTGATGCCTTGATGTGTCATATGACTTCACATTCTAATAGTAGATAGTTTTGTTTTAGCAGAATCAGCTCAAAGTGCAAAGGATcctgaaaattttcaaagtccTGATGAAGGCAAAGAACAGTGTGATTTCATTGACTATGGCTGGGCGAACATTGGAAGCTTTGATGACCTCGATCAAATTTTTAGGTAATGCACAATATCCATTTTGCTGTCTGTAGCTTCCTGATGCGTTTTATTAACAGCATCCTGTTATACTATGTTACTCTGAGAAGAGTATAAGACTCCTTAATTCTTATTGTCTTCTTCCCGGGATTTTTCTTaattcttttcttgtcagccaaatAGATCAACTGCTGGTGGTGTTCATGGAGCACAAAGATATAACCGTCATGGAGCAGTAATGAGCATGACTATTGGTGTTCTATACGCAAGATAGTTCTATGCGTAGCATGTTGAGTATTCTAGTCAATAGCAATGTTATCTTCTCGAGTGTTGATGTGTATATGGCGAAGCTACTAATTCCTAATTTGAGGAAAGTAAATATTTGCCTATTCTGAGAGACTTTTTATTGTCTatttgaattctgacttgcaAATGAAACTGACGAATTTGACATGGTTTAGTACTAATGTATATGAACCTGATACTATACCTTATAATACGAGCAAATGAGCACGTACGAGGTTCGATGCCACAGAGACGATACTCAATTCACCGAGGGAAAGTCAGCATGAATCCAGGTCATGTTCTGCATCATGCTACCATCCATAACAATTGAATTGTCAGTAGTAAGTGAACATGAAAGTAAAGTGTGCAAGTCATTGCTCCAACAAGTTCCTTCATGTACGCGTTagcaaaataaaaacaaatgaaaaggaaaaggaaaattcaCACTTTTTATCACTATTGATGTATTGCACTTGTAATCTTCTTTAGGGTGTTGGGAAGGGTTTGTAAAATCTTCTAGATATGATGTATTCCTGTTTGGCGGCACCACGCCAATAAGCAACTGTCCTCCTAAATGGCATCACGCTACGTTGCGGTAAGTTTCGATGGAATCAGCAAGGCCACCGGCATAACTGAATTTCACCACATTCCCCTTCTCCAATCCATAGTATCGTGCTACTGCGTCAGTTGCTAGCATCTGAGGGAGCTGAAAGTAAAAGTACATGAATTGAATCATTTTGTACCTCAATTTGATTAGGCAGAAAAATGAGGCATGAAAACATGCTATTTTGTTGATGCCAGAAACTCCACCTGTGGCTGTGGACAAATCTTAACAAACCGAACATCCATGAAAAAGTCGATTTCTGCCATACCATTGTCATAACGCAGTAGTCTAGCACTCTAGCTAGTAAAATCCTTGGCTTCACCAGCATTCTGGTTTTGCTTATAGATTCACTCCTTGTGTAGGGACATATTAACAGAAATGAGTCCCTTAAAATGTTGGCTCTCTCTCCAACACATGCTCAAACAAGGCAGGCCATTGAATTCTGCCAAGGTGCAATAGAGAAGCAATACAAATGAGAAATCACCTGCTTGTCTTCCAATTTGTATTTCTTCATCAGCATTATCTTCTCTTCAGCAGTAAGTACCTCAACCTTTGGCATCAGCAAATGCTTTGTAACATTACTCAATAAATCAGTGATCTGAAGACAATGCAAACCATGTTTGacagttaaaacttaaaacaaggAACAGATACGTTGAAACACGGACTAAACTTTGAGCTGTTTCCATTATTTGGACATTCCTCAACATCGGTACTCACGTTGAATTCAATATCACCCCCATTTCTTAAAGACATCTCAAAGAAAATATTTGCACAAAATAATAATTCTCAGAGAAGCCATAAACATTGCAGCACTCAACATTTTCCTTGTGAAATTCATAGAATTTGCATGTTTTTTGGGACAAAAGAAGCAAAGCGATATAATAAAATGTCACCTGTATACATTCCTCTGCACCCTTGCATAAAGATGAAACACAGTCGTAAAAGAACTGGATAACTTACTTGGAAAAtctccactttgaagccaaaaGTTTGCAGTTCTTTCCGAGCAAAGGCATTCATTTTGCTTTGCAAGATTAGAATAAGTCCATGCAACTGTTCATGGAGAATCTGACCACGCAAAGCACGGATGCTTGGTTTTGTGATTACATTAGTTCCCATGAAGATAACAAGGATCTGCAAAACAGCTTTTAGGATTATGCAACAGTACCTGAAAAGACCTCCAGGAAGATAGAGGTCAAACAAGGAGATGTTCCTTCCATTAATTTTAACCAATAAAATCTTCTTCATACTCCACTCCACTTTCCTTGATCTTCATCTAGAAAAGGTTAAACATTTCTCAACAACTAGGGATGAATAGTAAGACCCAATCGGCTATAGATTATCTATGCTTAGTTGACATTTTGGATTATTGAACCCAAAAAGATTTTTCCTTTTTCGGTCTCCAAAGTTGAGGCATAATAATAGTAGAAAAAGCGAAGCAGTAAAACCActtgtaaatttattattttgcgTTTTTTTGGCACAAATAATTGTAAATTTAATAATACAAACTTTCTTGCTTCCCAAGACAAATCCCGGGAAGAAGACAATAAGAATTAAGAAAAGCCTCCATTTTTTTCCAGTAATAACAGAATCTACCAAACCCTAAACagaattttctcctttttcctTCTATTTTAGTTCGAGACGAGATACTAGCACACGCACATA includes the following:
- the LOC119990025 gene encoding DNA-directed RNA polymerase V subunit 5C, translating into MAAITGGNGGDGRLECMTSFVFKGSVQSYRYYLSRRTVLEMLRDRGYDVADAELIRSQTEFRAVFGEDPDLERLRIRVSLRSDPRKKILVIFMGTNVITKPSIRALRGQILHEQLHGLILILQSKMNAFARKELQTFGFKVEIFQITDLLSNVTKHLLMPKVEVLTAEEKIMLMKKYKLEDKQLPQMLATDAVARYYGLEKGNVVKFSYAGGLADSIETYRNVA
- the LOC119990022 gene encoding annexin-like protein RJ4 isoform X1, with product MATLIAPIQTSAKEDAELVNKAVKGWGYDEKTLIKILGHRNAYQRQQLKQAYEEMFNEDLVKRLESELSGDLEKAVYRWMLDPADRDALIANIAIKKGSPDYHVIIEIACVLSPEELLAVRKAYQIRYKRSLEEEVASNTSGDIRKLLVGLVTAYRYNGDDVDAKLADKEADILHDAIKNKNYTNEEVIRILSTRSRYQLLATFNRYRDEHGHSVSKALSSLRENDFINAMHTTIQCINDHKKYYQKVLRSSMEGFGTDEDALTRVIVTRAEKDLKDIKELYFRKNSVSLDHDVAKDTSGDYEAFLLTLLGKED
- the LOC119990022 gene encoding annexin-like protein RJ4 isoform X2; this translates as MFNEDLVKRLESELSGDLEKAVYRWMLDPADRDALIANIAIKKGSPDYHVIIEIACVLSPEELLAVRKAYQIRYKRSLEEEVASNTSGDIRKLLVGLVTAYRYNGDDVDAKLADKEADILHDAIKNKNYTNEEVIRILSTRSRYQLLATFNRYRDEHGHSVSKALSSLRENDFINAMHTTIQCINDHKKYYQKVLRSSMEGFGTDEDALTRVIVTRAEKDLKDIKELYFRKNSVSLDHDVAKDTSGDYEAFLLTLLGKED